In a genomic window of Streptomyces pristinaespiralis:
- a CDS encoding ABC-F family ATP-binding cassette domain-containing protein: MITASGIELRAGARVLIESASFRIAKGDRIGLVGRNGAGKTTLTKCLAGEGIPAGGTITRSGEVGYLPQDPRTGDLEVLARDRILSARGLDTLIRKMRQNEERIASGQGSTRDKAMRQYERQETEFLTKGGYAAEAEAATIAAALGLPDRVLGQPLHTLSGGQRRRVELARILFSDADTLLLDEPTNHLDADSIVWLRDYLKTYRGGFIVISHDVDLVETVVNKVFYLDANRSQIDVYNMGWKLYQQQREADEKRRKRERQNAEKKAAALNSQADKMRAKATKTVAAQNMARRAERLLAGLEDVRMADKVAKLRFPEPAPCGRTPLSAEGLSKSYGSLEIFTDVDLAIDKGSRVVILGLNGAGKTTLLRLLAGVEKPDTGMVTPGHGLKLGYYAQEHETLDPDRTVLENMRSSAPDLDLVEVRKTLGSFLFSGDDVDKPAGVLSGGEKTRLALATLVVSSANVLLLDEPTNNLDPASREEILGALRTYKGAVILVTHDEGAVEALEPERIILLPDGVEDLWGADYADLVALA; encoded by the coding sequence GTGATCACCGCATCCGGTATCGAGCTGCGCGCAGGCGCGCGCGTCCTCATCGAATCCGCTTCCTTCCGCATCGCCAAGGGCGACCGCATCGGCCTCGTCGGCCGCAACGGAGCGGGCAAGACCACCCTCACCAAGTGCCTCGCGGGTGAGGGCATCCCCGCCGGCGGCACCATCACCCGCTCCGGCGAGGTGGGCTACCTCCCGCAGGACCCGCGCACCGGCGACCTCGAAGTCCTCGCCCGCGACCGCATCCTGTCGGCCCGCGGCCTCGACACCCTGATCCGCAAGATGCGGCAGAACGAGGAGCGCATCGCCTCCGGCCAGGGCAGCACCCGCGACAAGGCCATGCGCCAGTACGAGCGCCAGGAGACCGAGTTCCTCACCAAGGGCGGTTACGCCGCGGAGGCGGAGGCAGCCACCATCGCCGCCGCGCTCGGCCTGCCCGACCGGGTCCTCGGCCAGCCCCTCCATACGCTCTCCGGTGGTCAGCGCCGCCGCGTCGAACTCGCCCGGATCCTGTTCTCGGACGCCGACACGCTCCTGCTCGACGAGCCCACCAACCACCTCGACGCCGACTCGATCGTCTGGCTGCGCGACTACCTGAAGACCTACCGCGGCGGCTTCATCGTGATCTCCCACGACGTCGACCTCGTGGAGACCGTCGTCAACAAGGTCTTCTACCTGGACGCGAACCGCTCGCAGATCGACGTCTACAACATGGGCTGGAAGCTGTACCAGCAGCAGCGTGAGGCGGACGAGAAGCGCCGCAAGCGCGAGCGTCAGAACGCCGAGAAGAAGGCCGCCGCCCTCAACTCGCAGGCCGACAAGATGCGCGCCAAGGCCACCAAGACCGTCGCCGCGCAGAACATGGCCCGCCGCGCGGAGCGCCTGCTGGCCGGTCTCGAGGACGTCCGGATGGCCGACAAGGTGGCCAAGCTCCGCTTCCCGGAGCCGGCGCCCTGCGGCAGGACGCCGCTCAGCGCGGAGGGTCTGTCCAAGTCGTACGGGTCCCTCGAGATCTTCACCGACGTCGACCTCGCGATCGACAAGGGCTCGCGCGTCGTCATCCTGGGCCTCAACGGCGCCGGCAAGACCACGCTGCTGCGCCTCCTCGCGGGCGTCGAGAAGCCCGACACCGGCATGGTCACGCCCGGTCACGGCCTCAAGCTCGGGTACTACGCCCAGGAGCACGAGACCCTCGACCCCGACCGCACGGTCCTGGAGAACATGCGCTCCTCCGCGCCCGACCTCGATCTGGTCGAGGTGCGCAAGACGCTGGGCTCGTTCCTCTTCTCCGGCGACGACGTCGACAAGCCGGCCGGTGTGCTCTCCGGCGGTGAGAAGACCCGGCTGGCGCTGGCCACCCTGGTCGTCTCGTCCGCCAACGTCCTGCTGCTCGACGAGCCCACCAACAACCTCGACCCGGCCAGCCGCGAGGAGATCCTCGGGGCGCTGCGCACCTACAAGGGCGCGGTCATCCTCGTCACGCACGACGAGGGCGCGGTCGAGGCGCTCGAGCCGGAGCGGATCATTCTGCTGCCGGACGGTGTCGAGGACCTGTGGGGCGCGGACTACGCGGACCTGGTGGCCCTGGCCTGA
- a CDS encoding helix-turn-helix domain-containing protein has product MAETLKKGSRVTGAARDKLAADLKKKYDSGASIRALAEETGRSYGFVHRMLSESGVVLRGRGGATRGKKAASA; this is encoded by the coding sequence GTGGCCGAGACTCTGAAGAAGGGCAGCCGGGTTACCGGCGCCGCGCGCGACAAGCTCGCGGCAGACCTGAAGAAGAAGTACGACTCCGGTGCAAGCATCCGGGCGCTGGCCGAAGAGACCGGTCGGTCCTACGGATTCGTCCACCGGATGCTCAGTGAGTCCGGAGTCGTCCTGCGGGGACGTGGCGGAGCGACGCGAGGCAAGAAGGCCGCTTCGGCCTGA
- a CDS encoding enoyl-CoA hydratase/isomerase family protein yields MTSLDPVLDKDGVRLTVEDAVATVTLTNPDKRNAQNFALWRALAQAGRSLPGSVRIVVLRGEGKSFSAGLDRQAFTPEGFDGEPSFIDLARGTDAEIDASIAEFQEAFTWWRRNDIISIAAVQGHAIGAGFQLALACDLRVVAQDVQFAMRETALGLVPDLTGTHPLVSLVGYARALEICATGRFVHAEEAERTGLANLVVPGEELDAAVRDLSAALLAAPRDAVNETKALLRGAAGRSYDEQRAAERAAQGRRLRDLAGLAD; encoded by the coding sequence ATGACTTCGCTCGACCCTGTACTCGACAAGGACGGCGTACGGCTCACCGTCGAAGACGCGGTTGCCACGGTGACCTTGACGAACCCGGACAAGCGCAACGCCCAGAACTTCGCGCTGTGGCGGGCGTTGGCGCAGGCGGGACGGTCACTGCCCGGCAGCGTGCGGATCGTCGTGCTGCGCGGCGAAGGCAAGTCCTTCTCCGCGGGCCTCGACCGGCAGGCTTTCACACCGGAGGGCTTCGACGGCGAGCCGTCCTTCATCGACCTGGCTCGCGGCACCGACGCGGAGATCGACGCGTCCATCGCCGAGTTCCAGGAGGCGTTCACCTGGTGGCGCCGCAACGACATCATCTCCATCGCGGCCGTACAGGGCCATGCGATCGGAGCCGGCTTCCAGCTCGCCCTCGCCTGCGACCTCCGGGTCGTCGCGCAGGACGTGCAGTTCGCCATGCGCGAGACCGCCCTCGGACTCGTGCCCGACCTCACCGGCACGCACCCCCTGGTGTCGCTCGTCGGATACGCCCGCGCGCTCGAGATCTGCGCGACCGGCCGTTTCGTCCACGCGGAAGAGGCCGAGCGCACGGGCCTCGCCAACCTCGTCGTCCCCGGCGAGGAACTAGACGCCGCGGTACGCGACCTGTCCGCGGCGCTGCTCGCCGCGCCCCGGGACGCGGTGAACGAGACGAAGGCACTGCTGCGGGGAGCGGCGGGCCGCTCGTACGACGAACAGCGCGCGGCAGAACGCGCCGCGCAGGGCAGGCGCCTGCGCGACCTCGCGGGCCTCGCGGACTGA
- a CDS encoding Asp23/Gls24 family envelope stress response protein, whose translation MTETPGRSLPTTSGNELSGSSDAARRGSGGKRLPEPGSRGRTTIADGVVEKIAGLAAKDVLGVHAMGGGLSRTFGAVRDRVPGSGKSNVTRGVKAEVGEVQTAIDLEIVIDYGVSISDVARAVRENVVSAVERMTGLEVVEVNIAVSDVKLPDEEEEEPEPRIQ comes from the coding sequence ATGACCGAAACACCTGGGCGCAGTCTGCCCACGACATCCGGAAACGAACTCTCAGGTTCCAGCGACGCCGCCCGAAGGGGCTCGGGAGGCAAGCGCCTGCCGGAGCCAGGATCCCGCGGCCGTACGACCATCGCCGACGGAGTGGTGGAGAAGATCGCCGGGCTGGCCGCCAAGGACGTTCTCGGCGTGCACGCGATGGGGGGCGGGCTCTCCCGTACCTTCGGCGCGGTGCGCGACCGGGTGCCGGGCAGCGGCAAGTCCAACGTCACACGCGGCGTGAAGGCCGAGGTCGGCGAAGTACAGACCGCGATCGACCTGGAGATCGTCATCGACTACGGCGTGTCCATCTCCGACGTGGCCCGCGCGGTCAGGGAGAACGTCGTCTCCGCCGTCGAGCGGATGACAGGCCTCGAGGTCGTCGAGGTGAACATCGCCGTCAGCGACGTGAAGCTGCCGGACGAGGAAGAGGAAGAGCCGGAGCCTCGAATTCAGTAG
- a CDS encoding Asp23/Gls24 family envelope stress response protein, producing the protein MADPVAVAGASGRDASAGWVPPADRGSTAIADRVVAKIAARAAREALPDAPEGGAPPHAMVVVHHETARVRLSLELEYPSDIGAQCGAVRRHVVERVKALAGMEVPEVAVHVERLHSALSRGAAQGRIR; encoded by the coding sequence GTGGCAGACCCTGTCGCGGTGGCCGGCGCCTCCGGTCGTGACGCTTCCGCAGGCTGGGTGCCGCCCGCGGACCGGGGGTCGACCGCGATCGCCGACCGCGTGGTCGCGAAGATCGCCGCGCGGGCGGCGCGTGAAGCGCTCCCCGATGCACCGGAGGGCGGCGCGCCGCCGCACGCCATGGTCGTCGTGCACCACGAAACGGCCCGGGTGCGGCTCAGCCTCGAGCTGGAGTACCCGTCGGACATCGGCGCCCAGTGCGGCGCCGTGCGTCGGCATGTCGTGGAGCGGGTAAAGGCGTTGGCGGGGATGGAGGTCCCCGAGGTGGCGGTGCACGTCGAACGGCTGCACTCCGCCCTCTCGCGCGGCGCGGCGCAGGGGAGGATCCGATGA
- a CDS encoding DUF6286 domain-containing protein, translating to MTEPDRPTGPGQPAPQEREARSPRPVLELDQSASASEYNPAADQDGDGGRVRRFWSVRRVPAALVALVVVGGAGLLLYDVAAVRADRPAMRWRRALADHLAEWRLDEIAVLAGAGAAMLLGLWLILLAVTPGMRALLPMRRDRPHVRAGLRREAAALVLRDRAMEVSGVQSVQVRMGRSKASVRARAHFRDLDDVRADLDEALGAALHELGLARPPDLAVHVGRPPAKKR from the coding sequence ATGACCGAACCCGACAGGCCCACGGGCCCCGGACAGCCGGCCCCGCAGGAGCGGGAAGCGCGCTCCCCCCGGCCCGTTCTCGAACTGGACCAGTCCGCCTCCGCCTCCGAGTACAACCCGGCGGCGGACCAGGACGGCGACGGCGGCAGGGTCCGCCGCTTCTGGTCGGTGCGCCGGGTGCCCGCCGCGCTGGTCGCCCTCGTCGTCGTCGGAGGCGCGGGGCTGCTGCTCTACGACGTCGCTGCCGTGCGGGCCGACCGGCCCGCTATGCGCTGGCGGCGGGCGCTCGCCGACCACCTCGCCGAGTGGCGCCTCGACGAGATCGCGGTGCTCGCCGGGGCCGGCGCGGCGATGCTGCTGGGCCTGTGGCTGATCCTCCTCGCGGTGACGCCGGGGATGCGGGCGCTGTTGCCGATGCGCCGGGACCGGCCTCATGTACGGGCAGGACTGCGCCGTGAGGCCGCGGCCCTCGTACTCCGCGACCGGGCGATGGAGGTCTCCGGCGTGCAGTCGGTACAGGTCCGGATGGGCCGTTCCAAGGCGTCGGTACGGGCGCGGGCGCACTTCCGTGACCTGGACGACGTCCGCGCCGACCTCGACGAGGCACTCGGCGCCGCCTTGCACGAACTCGGCCTCGCCAGACCCCCGGACCTCGCCGTGCACGTCGGCAGACCGCCCGCGAAGAAGAGGTGA
- the amaP gene encoding alkaline shock response membrane anchor protein AmaP, translating to MLRAVNRVFLGLAGLVLLCVGGAVLAAGTGLSVPSWWPYDGRYDVLLSDADRTRWREEGWWWPVVIAVLALLLILAMWWFFAQLRRARLAEVLVDSGDGEGALLRGRALQGVLEDEAASLEGVSRASVLLTGRRNAPEARVALHLEPDASPGETLARLSDEAVAHARDSAGLEALPTEVRLRAARHRARRVS from the coding sequence ATGCTACGAGCCGTCAACCGGGTCTTCCTCGGCCTCGCCGGGCTGGTCCTGCTGTGCGTCGGCGGTGCGGTCCTCGCGGCGGGCACGGGCCTCTCCGTCCCGTCGTGGTGGCCCTACGACGGGCGGTACGACGTACTGCTGAGCGACGCCGACCGGACCCGCTGGCGCGAGGAGGGCTGGTGGTGGCCGGTCGTCATCGCGGTCCTGGCGCTGCTGCTGATCCTCGCGATGTGGTGGTTCTTCGCCCAACTGCGCCGCGCACGGCTCGCGGAGGTCCTGGTCGACAGCGGCGACGGCGAAGGGGCGCTGCTGAGGGGCCGGGCGCTGCAGGGTGTCCTGGAGGACGAGGCGGCGTCGCTGGAAGGCGTCTCCCGCGCGTCCGTCCTGCTGACGGGCCGCCGGAACGCGCCCGAGGCGCGGGTGGCGCTGCACCTGGAACCGGACGCCTCGCCCGGCGAGACCCTGGCGCGCCTCTCCGACGAGGCGGTCGCGCACGCCAGGGACTCGGCCGGCCTGGAGGCGCTGCCGACGGAGGTCCGCCTCCGGGCGGCGAGGCACCGGGCCCGTCGGGTGTCGTGA
- a CDS encoding SDR family oxidoreductase, translating into MDLGLKDRVYIVTGASRGLGNASARALVADGAKVVLTGRDEKTVTDSAAALGSAAVGVACDNADPSAAERLVAAARAHFGRFDGILISVGGPAPGFVADNTDEQWAAAFESVFLGAVRLARKAAAELNEGGVIGFVLSGSVHEPIPGLTISNGLRPGLAGFAKSLADELGPRGIRVVGLLPSRIDTDRVRELDALSGDAEAARRANESAIPLRRYGTPEEFGRTAAFLLSPAASYLTGLMLPVDGGARHGF; encoded by the coding sequence ATGGATCTTGGACTGAAGGACCGTGTCTACATCGTCACCGGCGCTTCGAGGGGCCTCGGCAACGCCTCCGCGCGGGCGCTCGTCGCCGACGGCGCGAAGGTCGTCCTCACCGGGCGGGACGAGAAGACGGTCACCGACTCCGCGGCCGCGCTCGGCTCCGCCGCGGTGGGCGTCGCCTGTGACAACGCCGACCCCTCCGCCGCGGAACGCCTCGTCGCCGCCGCCCGGGCGCACTTCGGCCGCTTCGACGGCATCCTCATCAGCGTCGGCGGTCCCGCGCCGGGCTTCGTCGCGGACAACACAGACGAGCAGTGGGCCGCCGCCTTCGAGTCGGTCTTCCTCGGCGCCGTGCGCCTGGCGCGCAAGGCCGCGGCCGAACTGAACGAAGGCGGCGTCATCGGTTTCGTGCTGTCCGGTTCCGTCCACGAACCCATCCCCGGCCTGACCATCTCCAACGGCCTCCGCCCGGGCCTCGCGGGCTTCGCCAAGTCCCTGGCGGACGAACTGGGCCCGCGCGGCATCCGCGTGGTCGGCCTGCTGCCCTCCCGCATCGACACGGACCGCGTCCGCGAACTGGACGCCCTGTCGGGCGACGCGGAGGCGGCCCGCAGGGCCAACGAGTCGGCCATCCCGCTGCGGCGTTACGGCACGCCGGAGGAGTTCGGCCGCACGGCGGCGTTCCTGCTCTCGCCGGCGGCGTCCTATCTGACCGGCCTCATGCTCCCGGTCGACGGCGGCGCACGCCACGGCTTCTGA
- a CDS encoding glycoside hydrolase family 15 protein: MTQRIEDYALIGDLQTAALVGKDGSIDWLCLPRFDSAACFSALLGDEENGHWRIAPKGAGACTSRRYVGASLVLESVWETRTGKVRVLDFMPQRDEAPDVVRIVEGLSGTVEMAGTLRLRFDYGSVVPWVRRADGHRIAIAGPDSVWLRSEPEVKTWGQHFSTCSSFTVEEGDKVAFVLTWHPSHKPRPARVDPHEALEHCLQDWETWSSKCRYQGPYRDAVLRSLITLKALTYAPTGGIVAAPTTSLPEDIGGVRNWDYRFCWLRDATLTLSAMVSVGYLDEAAAWRDWLLRAVAGDPADLQIMYGLAGERRLPEMELDWLSGYAGSAPVRVGNDARSQLQLDVYGEVIESLYLAREAGLAPERHAWNIQLSLLGFLETKWREPDEGLWEVRGPRRHFVHSKVMAWVAADRAVRTLESDPSLRGDTARWRAMRDDIHREVCEKGFDPARGTFTQSYGSKELDAAVLLIPRVGFLPPDDPRVVGTVDAVWRELGSGPLVRRYTPDANHVDGLPGREGAFLVCSFWLADALRMTGREQEARELFERLLGLCNDVGLLSEEYDPVTGRHLGNFPQAFSHIGLVTTALALTGQRTAG; the protein is encoded by the coding sequence GTGACCCAACGTATCGAGGACTACGCCCTCATCGGCGATCTGCAGACCGCTGCGCTGGTCGGCAAGGACGGCTCCATCGACTGGCTGTGCCTTCCCCGCTTCGACTCCGCCGCATGCTTCTCCGCCCTCCTCGGCGACGAGGAGAACGGCCACTGGCGGATCGCGCCCAAGGGCGCGGGCGCCTGCACCAGCCGCCGCTACGTCGGCGCGTCACTGGTGCTGGAGTCGGTGTGGGAGACCCGCACCGGCAAGGTACGGGTCCTCGACTTCATGCCGCAGCGTGACGAGGCACCGGACGTCGTCCGCATCGTCGAGGGCCTGAGCGGCACGGTCGAGATGGCCGGCACGCTGCGGCTGCGGTTCGACTACGGCTCCGTGGTGCCGTGGGTGCGCCGCGCGGACGGCCACCGGATCGCCATCGCGGGGCCCGACTCCGTGTGGCTGCGCAGCGAGCCGGAGGTCAAGACATGGGGTCAGCACTTCAGCACCTGCTCGTCGTTCACGGTCGAGGAGGGCGACAAGGTGGCGTTCGTCCTCACCTGGCACCCCTCGCACAAGCCGCGGCCCGCACGCGTCGACCCGCACGAGGCCCTGGAGCACTGCCTCCAGGACTGGGAGACCTGGTCGTCGAAGTGCCGCTACCAGGGCCCCTACCGTGACGCCGTGCTGCGCTCCCTGATCACCCTCAAGGCACTCACGTACGCCCCCACCGGAGGCATCGTCGCCGCTCCCACGACGTCCCTGCCCGAGGACATCGGCGGCGTACGGAACTGGGACTACCGCTTCTGCTGGCTGCGCGACGCGACCCTCACCCTGAGCGCGATGGTGTCCGTCGGCTACCTGGACGAGGCCGCGGCCTGGCGGGACTGGCTGCTGCGGGCGGTCGCCGGAGACCCGGCCGATCTGCAGATCATGTACGGACTGGCCGGCGAACGCCGCCTGCCCGAGATGGAGCTGGACTGGCTCAGCGGCTACGCCGGTTCCGCGCCGGTCCGCGTCGGCAACGACGCCAGGTCCCAACTGCAGCTCGACGTCTACGGCGAGGTCATCGAGTCCCTCTACCTGGCCAGGGAGGCCGGTCTCGCACCCGAGAGGCACGCCTGGAACATCCAGCTCAGCCTGCTCGGCTTCCTCGAGACCAAATGGCGCGAGCCGGACGAGGGCCTGTGGGAGGTCCGCGGTCCGCGCCGCCACTTCGTCCACTCCAAGGTCATGGCATGGGTCGCCGCGGACCGCGCCGTGCGCACCCTGGAGAGCGACCCGTCGCTGCGCGGCGACACGGCACGCTGGCGGGCGATGCGGGACGACATCCACCGCGAGGTCTGCGAGAAGGGCTTCGACCCGGCCCGTGGCACCTTCACCCAGTCGTACGGCTCCAAGGAGCTCGACGCCGCGGTCCTGCTGATCCCGCGCGTCGGCTTCCTGCCGCCGGACGACCCCAGGGTCGTCGGCACGGTCGACGCGGTGTGGCGGGAGCTGGGCAGCGGGCCGCTCGTACGCCGCTACACGCCGGACGCCAACCATGTCGACGGACTGCCCGGCCGCGAGGGCGCGTTCCTCGTCTGCTCCTTCTGGCTGGCCGACGCGCTGCGTATGACGGGCCGCGAGCAGGAGGCCCGCGAACTGTTCGAGCGGCTGCTCGGCCTCTGCAACGACGTGGGTCTCCTCTCCGAGGAGTACGACCCCGTGACGGGACGGCACCTCGGCAACTTCCCGCAGGCCTTCAGCCACATCGGCCTGGTGACCACGGCCCTCGCGCTCACCGGGCAGAGGACGGCAGGATAG
- a CDS encoding SURF1 family cytochrome oxidase biogenesis protein, translating into MYRFLLSRQWVILTLIGLVLIPTMIELGFWQLHRHERRVEQNALIARNLEAEPVPMEELTSPGHTVPRSDYWRQITATGTFDTDHEMVVRRRTNADDRVGFHVLTPLVLADGRAVLVNRGWVPAAADQKAFPEVPAAPSGTVTVTGRLKADETTGASGIKDLKGLPPRQVMLINSEQQARLLDRQVLGGYLEQTAPKPSGGSPEMIPTPDHDSIGAHMAYAVQWWLFAAAVPVGWVILVRRERRDLAAAERTAPEPATAAA; encoded by the coding sequence GTGTACCGCTTCCTGTTGTCCCGGCAGTGGGTGATCCTCACCCTCATCGGCCTCGTTCTCATCCCCACGATGATCGAGCTGGGCTTCTGGCAGCTGCACCGGCACGAGCGCAGGGTCGAGCAGAACGCCCTGATCGCACGGAACCTCGAGGCGGAGCCGGTGCCGATGGAGGAGCTCACGTCCCCCGGGCACACCGTCCCGCGCTCGGACTACTGGCGGCAGATCACCGCGACCGGCACCTTCGACACCGACCACGAGATGGTCGTCCGCCGCCGCACCAACGCCGACGACCGCGTCGGCTTCCACGTGCTGACCCCGCTGGTACTGGCCGACGGCCGCGCCGTCCTCGTCAACCGTGGCTGGGTCCCCGCCGCCGCCGACCAGAAGGCTTTCCCCGAGGTCCCCGCCGCCCCCTCGGGCACCGTGACCGTCACCGGCCGGCTCAAGGCCGACGAGACGACCGGCGCCAGCGGCATCAAGGACCTGAAGGGTCTGCCGCCCCGCCAGGTGATGCTGATCAACAGCGAGCAGCAGGCGCGGCTGCTGGACCGGCAGGTGCTCGGCGGCTATCTGGAGCAGACGGCGCCGAAGCCCTCGGGCGGCAGCCCCGAGATGATCCCGACCCCGGACCACGACTCCATCGGCGCTCACATGGCGTACGCCGTGCAGTGGTGGCTGTTCGCCGCGGCGGTGCCCGTCGGCTGGGTGATTCTCGTACGGCGGGAGAGGCGCGACCTGGCGGCGGCGGAGCGGACCGCGCCCGAGCCCGCTACCGCGGCTGCTTAG
- a CDS encoding DEDDh family exonuclease, producing MLDDRRTAATTWPAAYPQGYAVVDVETTGLARDDRIVSAAVYRLDTHGNVEDHWYTLVNPERDPGPVWIHGLTSEALEGAPLFGDIAGELSARLDGRVLVAHNATFDWSMIAREYARARGAAPTRQRLCTIALAKELRLPLPNHKLESLAAHYGVVQQRAHHALDDARVLAEAFRPSLHTAARDGVRLPLLECRPLTEWSDAPAAPRVGYQSSYGHSSWRPSRKRPPCPFPNPGRYEPGGQLVQGMRVAFSGDTSVERELLEDRAVEAGLHVATSVSRLTSLLVTNDPDSATSKTVKAASYGTPVVDEGAFTQLLRDVAPAPEA from the coding sequence ATGCTCGACGACCGTAGGACCGCAGCGACGACGTGGCCGGCCGCGTACCCACAGGGGTACGCGGTCGTCGACGTGGAGACCACCGGCCTCGCCCGTGACGACCGGATAGTGTCGGCTGCCGTCTACCGCCTGGACACCCACGGGAACGTCGAGGACCACTGGTACACGCTGGTCAACCCGGAGCGGGACCCCGGACCGGTGTGGATCCACGGTCTGACGAGCGAGGCGCTCGAAGGCGCCCCGCTGTTCGGGGACATCGCCGGCGAGCTCTCCGCGCGGCTCGACGGCCGGGTCCTGGTCGCGCACAACGCCACCTTCGACTGGTCCATGATCGCCAGGGAGTACGCGCGTGCGCGGGGCGCTGCGCCGACCCGGCAGCGGCTGTGCACCATCGCGCTCGCCAAGGAGCTGCGGCTCCCGCTGCCCAACCACAAGCTCGAGTCGCTGGCGGCGCACTACGGCGTCGTGCAGCAGCGTGCGCACCACGCCCTGGACGACGCCCGTGTGCTCGCGGAGGCGTTCCGGCCGAGCCTGCACACCGCAGCCCGTGACGGTGTGCGGCTGCCGCTGCTCGAATGCCGGCCGCTGACGGAGTGGTCGGACGCTCCCGCGGCCCCGCGCGTGGGCTACCAGTCGTCGTACGGGCACAGCAGCTGGCGGCCCTCGCGGAAGCGGCCGCCGTGCCCGTTCCCCAACCCGGGGAGGTACGAGCCGGGCGGGCAGCTGGTGCAGGGCATGCGGGTCGCCTTCTCCGGCGACACCTCCGTGGAGCGTGAACTGCTCGAGGACCGGGCCGTCGAGGCGGGTCTGCACGTCGCCACGAGCGTGTCCCGGCTCACGAGCCTGCTGGTGACCAACGACCCTGACTCGGCGACGTCGAAGACCGTCAAGGCCGCGTCGTACGGCACACCGGTCGTCGACGAGGGCGCCTTCACCCAGCTGCTGCGGGACGTCGCCCCCGCGCCGGAGGCGTAG
- a CDS encoding VIT1/CCC1 transporter family protein, which produces MSEATGGERHDEAPTGGLGTRLNWLRAAVLGANDGIVSTAGVVVGVAGATDSQPALLTAGLAGLLAGSMSMAAGEYVSVSTQRDSEMAALAVEKRELKEQPEAELDELTRMLADRGLSEQVAREAAVQLTDRDALRAHARVEHGIDPDQLANPWHAAVASFLAFTAGALLPLLAIMLPPASARLYVTVLSVLAALTLTGWWSARLGAAAAGPAVLRNVCGGALAMAVTYAAGSALDAAGV; this is translated from the coding sequence ATGAGTGAAGCGACGGGCGGCGAACGTCACGACGAGGCGCCCACCGGTGGGCTCGGCACCCGCCTCAACTGGCTGCGCGCCGCCGTACTCGGGGCGAACGACGGCATCGTCTCGACGGCGGGCGTCGTCGTCGGAGTGGCCGGTGCGACGGACTCGCAACCGGCGCTGCTCACCGCCGGACTCGCCGGACTGCTCGCCGGTTCGATGTCGATGGCGGCAGGCGAATACGTGTCCGTCTCCACGCAGCGGGACTCCGAGATGGCCGCGCTGGCCGTGGAGAAGCGGGAGCTGAAGGAGCAGCCGGAGGCCGAACTGGACGAGCTGACCCGCATGCTGGCGGACCGCGGCCTGTCGGAGCAGGTGGCCAGGGAGGCCGCCGTACAGCTCACCGACCGGGACGCGCTGCGCGCGCACGCGCGGGTGGAACACGGCATCGACCCCGACCAGCTGGCCAACCCCTGGCACGCGGCGGTCGCCAGCTTCCTCGCGTTCACGGCCGGTGCGCTGCTGCCGCTGCTGGCCATCATGCTGCCGCCGGCATCCGCCCGCCTGTACGTCACGGTCCTCTCGGTGCTGGCGGCGCTGACGCTGACCGGCTGGTGGAGCGCCCGGCTGGGCGCCGCCGCGGCCGGGCCCGCCGTCCTGCGCAACGTGTGCGGCGGGGCGCTCGCCATGGCGGTGACGTACGCCGCCGGTTCGGCGCTCGACGCGGCGGGGGTCTGA